One Burkholderia sp. 9120 DNA window includes the following coding sequences:
- a CDS encoding YggL family protein: MAGRRNHRQRKKLRIGEYQELGFEVSAQFTHPLETDQRDALLDAFLAECIEANGMLFGGGMNDSLGGFIVDNSARGSATDDQREHVRHWLEGREEFASVEVAPLRDAWYGYD; the protein is encoded by the coding sequence ATGGCAGGAAGACGTAATCACCGCCAACGCAAAAAATTGCGAATTGGCGAATATCAGGAACTGGGCTTCGAAGTGTCAGCGCAGTTCACGCATCCGCTTGAAACCGATCAGCGTGACGCGCTTCTTGATGCATTTCTGGCGGAGTGCATCGAGGCCAACGGCATGCTATTCGGCGGAGGCATGAACGACAGCCTGGGTGGCTTCATCGTGGATAATTCCGCTCGAGGATCGGCCACCGACGACCAGCGTGAACATGTACGCCACTGGCTAGAAGGAAGAGAGGAATTTGCCAGCGTTGAGGTGGCACCGCTTAGGGACGCCTGGTACGGGTACGATTGA
- a CDS encoding LacI family DNA-binding transcriptional regulator produces the protein MTPTIKDVAAHAGFSIATVSRAINAPHTVNPVTLDKVRQSIDALNFRPSPLGRQLRGERTRLIGVILPTLANPVFAECLQGIDELASAQGYRLMLMTTQYDADRERHAIETLREHRVEGLILTVSDADTHPLLDELDRDGLLYVLMHNDTVRRPSVSVDNRLAAYDGVRMLIAHGHRRILMLAGSLAASDRARQRHLGYSQAMQQAGLTPAPALEVDFNADELSPSVLAHLTSGPNRPSALFCSNDLLAMVVMRGLRRARLQIPHDMSILGFDGLAVGDLLSPPLASICAPNREIGCAAWQRLLARVGGTYEALNETSLTLTLPHSLRQGATIAAISNRDATSPPHASAATTEKPFA, from the coding sequence ATGACCCCGACGATCAAAGATGTCGCCGCGCACGCTGGCTTCTCCATCGCCACGGTCTCGCGCGCGATCAACGCGCCGCACACCGTGAACCCCGTCACGCTCGACAAAGTGCGTCAATCGATCGACGCCCTCAACTTTCGCCCCAGCCCGCTGGGCCGGCAACTGCGCGGCGAGCGCACGCGTCTGATCGGCGTGATTCTGCCGACGCTCGCCAACCCCGTGTTCGCCGAATGCCTGCAAGGCATCGACGAACTCGCGTCGGCGCAGGGCTACCGGCTCATGCTGATGACCACCCAGTACGACGCCGACCGCGAACGTCACGCGATCGAAACGCTGCGCGAACATCGCGTGGAAGGCCTGATCCTGACGGTGTCCGACGCCGACACGCACCCGCTGCTGGACGAACTCGACCGCGACGGCCTGCTTTACGTGCTGATGCATAACGACACGGTGCGTCGCCCGTCGGTGTCGGTCGACAACCGTCTCGCCGCCTACGACGGCGTACGCATGCTGATCGCGCACGGCCATCGCCGCATCCTGATGCTGGCCGGTTCGCTGGCCGCGTCCGATCGTGCCCGTCAGCGGCATCTGGGTTACTCGCAAGCCATGCAGCAGGCCGGCCTCACCCCGGCGCCCGCGCTCGAAGTCGATTTCAACGCCGACGAGCTGTCGCCGTCGGTGCTCGCGCATCTGACCAGCGGGCCGAATCGCCCGAGCGCGCTGTTCTGCAGCAACGACCTGCTCGCGATGGTGGTCATGCGCGGCCTGCGCCGCGCGCGTCTGCAAATTCCGCACGACATGTCGATTCTCGGTTTCGACGGCCTCGCCGTGGGCGATCTGCTGTCGCCGCCGCTCGCCAGCATCTGCGCGCCGAATCGCGAAATCGGCTGCGCGGCGTGGCAGCGTTTGCTGGCGCGCGTCGGCGGTACGTACGAAGCGTTGAACGAAACCTCGCTGACGCTGACCTTGCCGCACAGCTTGCGCCAGGGCGCGACCATCGCGGCGATATCGAATCGCGATGCCACGTCGCCGCCGCATGCATCGGCGGCGACCACGGAAAAACCGTTCGCCTGA
- a CDS encoding ABC transporter substrate-binding protein, with amino-acid sequence MSTALGALAPQAAYADETAICYNCPPEWADWASQIKAIQQKTGIRVPFDNKNSGQSIAQLMAEQKSPVADVVYLGVSSAFQAKDKGVIQPYKPAHWDDIPANEKDPQGYWFAIHSGTLGFFVNKDALEGKPVPRSWADLLKPEYKGMIGYLDPSSAFVGYAGAVAVNQALGGTLDNFEPGLDWFRKLKANAPIVPKQTAYARVMSGEIPILLDYDFDAYRAKYKDHANVEFVIPKEGTISVPYVMSLVKGAPHEANGKKVLDFVLSDEGQKLWAEAYLRPVRASAMSPEMAAKFLPAADYARAKPVDFGKMAEKQSSFGERYLQVMH; translated from the coding sequence ATCAGCACCGCCCTGGGCGCGCTCGCCCCGCAAGCAGCCTACGCCGACGAAACCGCGATCTGCTACAACTGCCCGCCCGAATGGGCCGACTGGGCCAGCCAGATCAAGGCGATCCAGCAAAAGACCGGCATCCGCGTGCCGTTCGACAACAAGAACTCCGGCCAGTCGATCGCGCAACTGATGGCCGAGCAGAAGAGCCCGGTCGCCGACGTGGTGTACCTGGGCGTGTCGTCGGCATTCCAGGCGAAGGACAAAGGCGTGATCCAGCCGTACAAGCCGGCGCACTGGGACGACATTCCCGCCAACGAGAAAGACCCGCAAGGCTACTGGTTCGCGATCCACTCGGGCACGCTGGGCTTCTTCGTCAATAAGGACGCGCTCGAAGGCAAGCCGGTGCCGCGTTCGTGGGCCGACCTGCTCAAGCCTGAATACAAAGGCATGATCGGCTACCTCGATCCGTCGAGCGCGTTCGTCGGCTATGCGGGTGCGGTGGCGGTGAACCAGGCGCTCGGCGGCACGCTCGACAACTTCGAACCGGGCCTCGACTGGTTCCGCAAGCTGAAGGCCAACGCGCCGATCGTGCCGAAGCAAACCGCCTACGCGCGCGTAATGTCCGGTGAAATTCCGATCCTGCTCGACTACGACTTCGACGCCTACCGCGCCAAGTACAAGGATCACGCGAACGTCGAATTCGTGATTCCGAAGGAAGGCACGATCTCGGTGCCGTACGTGATGAGTCTGGTGAAGGGCGCGCCGCACGAAGCGAACGGCAAGAAGGTGCTTGATTTCGTGCTCTCCGACGAAGGCCAGAAGCTGTGGGCCGAGGCTTATCTGCGTCCGGTCCGCGCCAGCGCGATGAGCCCGGAAATGGCCGCCAAATTCCTGCCGGCCGCCGACTACGCACGCGCCAAGCCGGTGGATTTCGGCAAGATGGCGGAGAAGCAATCGAGCTTCGGCGAGCGTTATCTCCAGGTGATGCATTGA
- a CDS encoding ABC transporter permease, translating into MNDITFPLRWRIALIAPALAVFIAFWLLPMGALAQLSGDGHAFATYRAMLTNPRYMSSLGATVLLSAAVTAATLVLSVIAGLLLARREFPLKRTLLALLTFPLAFPGVVVGFMVIMLAGRQGLIGALSLKLTGDRWVFAYSMSGLFLGYLYFSIPRVIVTVMASATKLDASLEEAARSLGASPWRITRDIVLPALSPGLIAAGAVCFATSMGAFGTAFTLATDIDVLPMTIYTEFTLNANMVTAAGLSIVLGIVTWAVLAFARSVSGSAVAASA; encoded by the coding sequence TTGAACGACATTACGTTCCCACTGCGCTGGCGCATTGCGTTGATCGCGCCGGCGCTGGCGGTGTTCATCGCGTTCTGGCTGTTGCCGATGGGTGCGCTTGCACAACTGAGCGGCGACGGCCACGCCTTCGCCACCTATCGCGCGATGCTGACCAATCCGCGCTACATGTCGAGCCTCGGCGCGACCGTGCTGCTCTCGGCGGCGGTCACGGCGGCGACGCTCGTGCTGTCCGTGATCGCCGGCTTGCTGCTGGCGCGCCGCGAGTTTCCGCTCAAGCGCACGCTGCTCGCGCTGCTCACCTTTCCGCTGGCGTTTCCCGGCGTGGTGGTCGGCTTCATGGTGATCATGCTGGCGGGACGCCAGGGGCTGATCGGCGCGCTCTCGCTCAAACTCACCGGCGACCGCTGGGTGTTCGCGTATTCGATGAGCGGCCTGTTTCTCGGCTACCTGTACTTCTCGATTCCGCGCGTGATCGTCACGGTCATGGCGTCGGCCACCAAGCTCGACGCGTCGCTCGAAGAAGCCGCGCGTTCGCTCGGCGCGTCGCCGTGGCGGATTACGCGCGACATCGTGCTGCCCGCGTTGTCGCCGGGTCTGATCGCGGCGGGCGCGGTGTGTTTCGCGACCTCGATGGGCGCGTTCGGCACGGCCTTCACGCTCGCCACCGACATCGACGTGCTGCCCATGACCATCTACACCGAGTTCACACTGAACGCGAACATGGTGACGGCGGCCGGCCTCTCGATCGTGCTCGGCATCGTCACGTGGGCGGTGCTGGCTTTCGCGCGCAGCGTGAGCGGTTCGGCCGTGGCGGCAAGCGCATGA